TACAGACAGTTTGATGACGGGGTTTATCTTACACAGACCCATAATGAGACCGTAACCTTTGATATTACCATACAGGAACCGGAACCAAGATGGTACAGAGTTTATTATGCATTCCGCGTAGATAACAAATCTACAACAGGAAGCAGTGATGCTGCTACAACAGATTCCAATACTTCTGATAACACAAGAGAATTATTTCTGTCTGTGCAGAGGTTATATTAACAGAAAGCTTTTCTATGATTCTAAAAATACATCAATATATCGACTGGTGAAAAATCTAATGAGATTTGTGTTTTTGGGGCCGGAAATATAAGATTCCGGCTCCTTTTTCTAATGCATCATTTCATAGACCTTGATCAGTTCTGCGATGTTGCCAACATCAAGCTTTTGAAATATTCTTTTTTTGTAAGTACTCACGGTAGACATCTGGATATTAAGCCTGTTGGCAATTTCAAGATTTCCGTTTCCATCAGCCAGGAGTTTGAAAATTTCATATTCACGGGATGAGAGCTTTTCTACAGGATTGTTTCTTTTGTTTTGAATAATAAGACCAATCAGCTCTGCGGGATAGAAATATCCTTTTTCGATAACCGTTTTCACTGCATTCTTTATTTCTTCCTCACTGCTTTGCTTGTTCAGGTAACCCTCAGCTCCTTCTCTGATGTATTGGATGGCGACATCTTTATCATATCCTGAGAAAATAAGAATCTTGAGGTCATTTTGTATGTTTTTAAGTTCTGGAATCATTTTTTT
The window above is part of the Chryseobacterium sp. MA9 genome. Proteins encoded here:
- a CDS encoding response regulator transcription factor, giving the protein MNVRILIADDHYVVRAGTSLVLETAYPELKIDFAENYDQVKKKLGSSRYDLLILDIDMPGTQYKKMIPELKNIQNDLKILIFSGYDKDVAIQYIREGAEGYLNKQSSEEEIKNAVKTVIEKGYFYPAELIGLIIQNKRNNPVEKLSSREYEIFKLLADGNGNLEIANRLNIQMSTVSTYKKRIFQKLDVGNIAELIKVYEMMH